One region of Endozoicomonas sp. Mp262 genomic DNA includes:
- a CDS encoding IS630 family transposase — protein sequence MGLVYKRFRKACSHKRDEEQFRCCQSALKEAQYAEDKGLVNLFYFDESGFSQEPCVPYGWQEKGSQLKIPSVKSKRINVLGFMNRANDLFYYPVTGCVNSETVISVFDDFAARMEEPKYSSNERYTIVMVDNASIHTSKLFRERVIDWAIEKKLLVCFLPTYSPELNLIEILWRKVKYEWLNLLSIMDFKEFEQEVKRIFDLFGQKYLISFE from the coding sequence CTGGGACTTGTTTATAAGCGGTTTCGTAAAGCTTGCAGCCATAAGCGCGATGAGGAGCAATTCAGATGTTGCCAGTCTGCCTTGAAAGAGGCCCAATATGCTGAGGATAAAGGGCTTGTCAATCTGTTTTACTTTGATGAATCTGGTTTTAGTCAAGAGCCTTGTGTCCCCTATGGCTGGCAAGAAAAAGGCTCACAGCTAAAAATACCCTCTGTAAAAAGTAAGCGTATCAATGTGCTGGGATTTATGAATCGTGCCAATGACCTTTTCTACTACCCAGTAACAGGTTGTGTTAACAGCGAAACAGTTATCAGTGTCTTTGATGATTTTGCCGCCAGGATGGAAGAACCCAAGTACAGCTCTAATGAGCGCTATACCATCGTCATGGTGGATAATGCCAGCATTCATACCAGCAAACTTTTCAGAGAAAGAGTAATAGACTGGGCAATTGAGAAAAAGCTCTTAGTCTGTTTTTTACCAACCTATTCACCTGAGCTAAACCTGATAGAAATATTGTGGAGAAAAGTGAAGTATGAATGGCTGAACCTGCTGTCAATAATGGATTTCAAGGAATTCGAACAAGAGGTCAAACGTATATTTGATCTATTTGGTCAAAAATATCTGATTTCGTTTGAGTGA
- a CDS encoding helix-turn-helix domain-containing protein: MTRLETRTSFIKVMVPLLDHMIATSITLPLEMLEAASTYSHLEGKKKTFQIHFCSPHQRPIKAIGGLILHPELTLNQTGQADLVIIPALWRNPMPMVKKHHQLVNWIRKQHDGHAIFAVGGTGVAFLAESGLLDGEPAATHWYYLERLQHRYPAVDFKPHHLITRAGHIYCAGSVNSVADLMVHLIKIAVGQSVALKVEQQFSHEIRKSYDETYFANDQVTPHRDEAIVLLQEWLQSHYQEEVTLADMERASGLKGRTLNRRFKQATNMPPVNYLKKLRLRQARELLKSTNLNIAEITLQVGYNSPDYFSRLFLEQYQLSPTDFRKSVREKLFQLND, encoded by the coding sequence ATGACTCGACTGGAAACACGCACCTCTTTTATAAAAGTCATGGTGCCACTGCTTGACCACATGATTGCCACCAGCATCACCCTCCCCCTGGAAATGCTTGAGGCTGCTTCAACCTATAGCCATCTTGAAGGGAAAAAAAAGACATTTCAGATCCACTTTTGCTCTCCCCACCAAAGACCCATAAAAGCCATCGGAGGACTGATACTCCACCCAGAGTTAACCCTCAACCAAACGGGACAGGCTGACCTGGTTATTATTCCTGCCCTTTGGCGAAACCCTATGCCTATGGTCAAAAAGCATCACCAACTTGTTAACTGGATAAGAAAACAGCATGATGGCCATGCGATTTTTGCCGTAGGGGGAACCGGTGTTGCCTTTCTGGCAGAATCCGGTTTACTGGATGGAGAACCTGCCGCCACCCACTGGTATTATCTGGAACGATTGCAACACCGCTACCCTGCCGTGGATTTCAAGCCTCACCATTTAATCACCCGTGCAGGACACATCTATTGTGCCGGAAGCGTCAACTCCGTGGCTGATCTCATGGTGCACTTGATAAAAATTGCCGTAGGGCAATCAGTGGCCCTGAAAGTAGAACAGCAGTTTTCCCACGAAATCCGTAAATCCTATGATGAAACCTATTTCGCCAATGACCAGGTCACCCCTCATCGAGATGAAGCTATTGTGCTATTACAGGAGTGGTTACAAAGCCACTATCAGGAAGAGGTTACCCTAGCTGATATGGAACGGGCATCGGGTCTTAAAGGTCGTACTTTAAACCGGCGCTTCAAACAAGCTACCAATATGCCTCCTGTAAATTACCTAAAGAAGCTCAGACTTCGCCAGGCAAGAGAGCTTCTAAAGAGTACAAACCTGAACATCGCCGAAATTACATTACAGGTAGGCTATAACAGTCCCGACTACTTCAGTCGTTTATTCCTGGAACAATATCAACTCAGCCCAACAGATTTCAGAAAAAGCGTGAGAGAAAAGTTGTTTCAACTAAACGACTAA
- a CDS encoding DUF2147 domain-containing protein → MLIKTARMLLASAALALPLSALASTPVGIWKTIDDATGEAKSLVTIREENGQLTGAVTKILNEAKRDAVCEKCDDARKGQKVEGMTILWGMEKDGDKYDDGKILDPESGKIYSANMKLLDKGEKLEVRGYIGFSLIGRSQVWERVDKI, encoded by the coding sequence GTGCTGATAAAAACAGCCAGAATGTTGTTGGCTTCTGCTGCACTTGCCCTTCCACTTAGCGCCCTGGCATCAACACCCGTAGGAATCTGGAAAACTATTGACGATGCCACAGGTGAAGCCAAAAGCCTGGTAACCATTCGGGAAGAGAATGGCCAACTAACAGGGGCTGTCACCAAAATTCTTAATGAAGCCAAACGGGATGCTGTTTGTGAAAAATGCGATGATGCACGTAAAGGACAAAAGGTAGAGGGAATGACCATTCTTTGGGGGATGGAAAAGGATGGAGATAAATACGATGACGGTAAAATCCTTGATCCGGAGTCAGGTAAAATTTATAGCGCTAATATGAAACTGCTGGACAAGGGGGAGAAACTGGAAGTTCGTGGCTATATTGGTTTTTCCCTGATCGGCCGCTCCCAGGTTTGGGAAAGGGTTGATAAGATTTGA
- a CDS encoding helix-turn-helix domain-containing protein: MKTVDPVTDVAVIKTLREAIRHGPYPYLRERAHAILLSIRGYSMSEIAAIFEVRYQTVSDWIDAWDDYGLRGLYKKHEGGKPPIYTDQEAQRIREIVSEEPRRLSYVQTKIAEETGKVASKQTLSRLLKKAGTCL; the protein is encoded by the coding sequence ATGAAAACTGTTGATCCAGTAACCGATGTCGCTGTCATAAAAACATTGAGAGAAGCTATTCGACATGGGCCATATCCGTACCTAAGGGAAAGGGCTCATGCTATTTTACTCAGCATACGTGGTTATTCTATGAGCGAGATTGCTGCAATATTTGAAGTTCGATATCAGACAGTCTCTGACTGGATTGATGCCTGGGATGATTATGGCCTTCGCGGCTTGTACAAAAAACATGAAGGTGGAAAACCACCTATCTATACTGACCAGGAAGCACAACGCATTAGAGAGATTGTCTCCGAGGAACCTCGCAGGCTGTCTTATGTTCAAACAAAGATTGCAGAGGAAACCGGTAAGGTTGCCTCAAAGCAAACCCTGTCGAGACTTTTAAAAAAAGCTGGGACTTGTTTATAA
- a CDS encoding beta-ketoacyl synthase produces MSRLPVIVAQGGISSAGRTSGFYGYRRLVIDKLGRADRVETLEALASLFEGDPEAGEQSILANSLIRRLDNQSFNSDAIYYHHPVTLQQDSEIVLAGRRLPDPLPEGWEIKHRENGRVTIGISANQPLMLPSSRPSPVNAAGQLPTGFKPEKLYQSRHHPKALAMTVFGASDAIGSSGLDWSLLKKRLSPEQIAVYAGSAMSQLDYNGNGGMLQARLLGKRVTSKQCPLGFAEMSADFINAYILGSLGTTGTSMGACATLLYNLQQGVADIRSGKHRLVVVGNSEAPITPEIIDGYATMGALASDQALRALDQLGSESCPDWRKACRPFGNNCGFTLAESAQYFVLMDDELALECGAEILGAVGDVFINADGYKKSISAPGAGNYLTVARAAALGRAIAGEEALRFESFVQAHGTGTPQNRVTESHILDEVARVFGIKNWPVSAVKSYVGHSLGAAAGDQLMSTLGVWRYGLIPGINTIDGLADDVHANQLNILLSHLQIDPADMNLALVNSKGFGGNNATALMLSPQLTEKMLKAKHGSRTMMQWQQEREKTLVVQGDYLDRCRQEIPDPIYQFGSGVLSEQDLEMDHQRITVPGYGKPVDLELDNPFWKF; encoded by the coding sequence TTGTCCAGATTGCCTGTTATTGTCGCTCAGGGTGGTATTAGCTCTGCTGGAAGAACATCCGGATTCTATGGTTACCGGAGATTGGTGATTGATAAGCTTGGCAGGGCTGATCGAGTAGAAACACTGGAAGCTCTGGCAAGCCTTTTTGAGGGGGATCCCGAAGCCGGTGAGCAAAGTATTCTTGCTAACAGCCTGATTCGTCGCCTCGATAATCAATCGTTTAATAGTGATGCTATTTATTATCATCACCCGGTGACTTTGCAGCAAGATTCAGAGATAGTACTTGCGGGCCGAAGATTACCTGATCCACTGCCGGAAGGCTGGGAAATTAAACACCGGGAAAATGGCAGAGTGACCATTGGCATCTCGGCTAACCAGCCACTGATGCTGCCATCATCCCGTCCCTCTCCTGTGAATGCTGCAGGACAACTTCCTACAGGGTTCAAACCGGAAAAACTGTATCAGTCCCGTCATCATCCAAAGGCTCTGGCAATGACTGTCTTTGGTGCCTCTGATGCCATTGGTTCATCAGGGCTTGACTGGAGCCTGCTAAAAAAGCGGTTATCTCCTGAACAGATAGCGGTCTATGCTGGCAGCGCCATGAGTCAACTGGATTACAACGGCAATGGTGGAATGCTGCAAGCCCGCCTGTTAGGCAAAAGGGTGACATCCAAGCAATGTCCCCTCGGGTTTGCAGAAATGTCAGCTGATTTTATTAATGCCTATATTCTGGGTTCCCTGGGAACAACAGGCACCAGTATGGGGGCTTGCGCGACCCTGCTTTATAACTTGCAGCAGGGTGTGGCGGATATTCGTAGTGGTAAACACCGGCTTGTTGTTGTAGGTAACAGTGAGGCACCAATAACCCCCGAGATTATTGACGGATATGCCACCATGGGGGCCCTGGCCAGTGACCAGGCCCTGCGAGCGTTGGATCAACTGGGGTCGGAGAGTTGTCCGGACTGGCGTAAAGCCTGCCGTCCTTTTGGCAATAATTGTGGCTTTACCCTGGCTGAATCAGCCCAATACTTTGTGCTGATGGATGATGAGCTGGCATTGGAATGTGGTGCCGAGATTCTGGGTGCTGTGGGTGATGTTTTTATCAATGCCGATGGTTATAAAAAGTCCATATCCGCGCCAGGGGCTGGTAATTATTTAACCGTGGCCAGGGCCGCGGCATTGGGCAGGGCTATTGCCGGTGAAGAGGCGCTCAGGTTTGAAAGCTTTGTGCAGGCCCATGGTACGGGAACCCCTCAAAATCGGGTGACAGAGTCTCATATTCTGGATGAGGTGGCCCGGGTATTCGGCATTAAGAACTGGCCTGTTTCTGCCGTGAAGAGCTATGTAGGACACTCTTTAGGTGCAGCCGCAGGAGACCAGCTGATGTCTACCCTGGGTGTCTGGCGCTATGGCTTGATTCCCGGAATAAATACCATTGATGGCCTGGCCGATGATGTTCACGCCAATCAGCTGAATATTTTGTTGAGTCATCTTCAGATTGATCCAGCGGATATGAATCTGGCACTGGTGAACTCCAAGGGATTTGGGGGAAACAATGCAACAGCCCTGATGCTAAGTCCCCAGCTCACTGAAAAAATGCTGAAGGCCAAGCATGGCTCCCGTACCATGATGCAGTGGCAGCAGGAAAGGGAAAAAACCTTGGTGGTTCAGGGAGATTATCTGGATCGCTGCCGTCAGGAGATTCCTGATCCTATTTATCAGTTTGGCAGTGGGGTTCTATCTGAACAGGACTTGGAGATGGATCATCAGCGGATAACGGTTCCCGGTTATGGCAAGCCGGTGGATCTTGAGCTGGATAATCCTTTCTGGAAATTTTAA